In the Festucalex cinctus isolate MCC-2025b chromosome 10, RoL_Fcin_1.0, whole genome shotgun sequence genome, one interval contains:
- the bcl6aa gene encoding BCL6A transcription repressor a isoform X2, with protein MQLKHKCAFFYFIFFYFPRPPEVGRMSCLADSCIQFTRHASDVLLNLNRLRSRDILTDVTILVSRQQFRAHKTVLMACSGLFYTIFTDSHKCNLNAISLDPKVDPEGFAILLEFMYTSRLALRESLIMAIMNTAVYLQMDHVVDTCHRFIKSSDPTGKLPRDEFLVSPLVLPQDVHAYRPHDVVDALHGRMAPFRDARPPYSSGMLNGVGAPGNYHLYGQFPMPGFPFPLCKLTDAKNAFGDLSRSGIHHKHPHDAAAAVGRVEYARAMGSSGVLHAANFAAREMGREDEVKKESHEGLGLPLGLGGRKRVYPVLTLDHHKDKEHAPPAEDDLIQHHYPLGISSAGRKSLMSSPQSPLKSDCQPNSPTESSSSKNAGLSHGAAAGAQQAGAGTQDPKARNWKKYKFIVLNQSAREDEAGSRNPGLCSPQRAGLQPYLHQADADNLEAQSTRKSVEDHPMPQSSRLNNIISSALDGSLRSAEGQHPTRYLNRLNCSSCGAQSPQHSEICPSRLRLGDDMAEMHSEYSDSSCENGTFFCNECDSKFAEEEALKQHALQVHSDKPYKCDRCQAAFRYKGNLASHKTVHTGEKPYRCNICGAQFNRPANLKTHTRIHSGEKPYKCETCGARFVQVAHLRAHVLIHTGEKPYPCEICGTRFRHLQTLKSHLRIHTGEKPYHCEKCNLHFRHKSQLRLHLRQKHGAITNTKIQYRISTDGMPTDLTKAC; from the exons ATGCAACTAAAGcataaatgtgcttttttttattttatttttttttatttcccccgACCCCCAGAAGTCGGCAGGATGTCTTGCTTGGCCGACAGCTGCATCCAGTTCACGCGTCACGCCAGCGACGTCCTGCTCAACCTGAATCGCCTCCGCAGCCGGGACATCCTCACCGACGTGACCATCCTGGTCAGCAGGCAGCAGTTCCGGGCGCACAAGACCGTCCTCATGGCTTGCAG CGGGCTCTTCTACACCATCTTCACCGACTCGCACAAGTGCAACCTCAACGCCATCAGCCTGGACCCCAAAGTGGACCCGGAGGGCTTCGCCATCCTGCTGGAGTTCATGTACACCTCCAGGCTAGCGCTCAGGGAGAGTCTGATCATGGCCATCATGAACACCGCCGTCTACCTGCAGATGGATCATGTGGTGGACACCTGCCACCGCTTCATCAAGTCCAG TGATCCGACCGGTAAGCTTCCCAGAGATGAATTCCTGGTCAGCCCGCTGGTTCTGCCCCAGGATGTCCACGCGTACCGCCCCCACGACGTGGTGGACGCCCTGCACGGCCGCATGGCTCCCTTCAGGGACGCGCGGCCGCCCTACAGCTCAGGCATGCTCAACGGCGTGGGCGCGCCTGGCAACTACCATCTCTACGGGCAGTTCCCCATGCCGGGGTTCCCCTTCCCCCTCTGCAAGCTGACGGATGCGAAGAACGCATTCGGCGACCTGTCACGGAGCGGGATCCACCACAAGCACCCGCacgacgccgccgccgccgtcggcaGGGTCGAGTACGCCCGGGCGATGGGGTCCTCCGGCGTCCTGCACGCCGCAAACTTCGCCGCCAGGGAGATGGGGCGGGAGGATGAGGTGAAAAAGGAAAGCCACGAGGGACTCGGGCTGCCGCTGGGCCTGGGCGGGAGGAAGCGCGTCTACCCCGTGCTGACCTTGGATCACCACAAAGACAAAGAGCACGCCCCGCCGGCAGAGGACGACCTGATCCAACACCACTACCCGCTCGGGATCTCCTCGGCTGGGCGCAAGAGTCTCATGAGCAGCCCGCAGAGCCCCCTCAAGTCAGACTGCCAGCCCAACTCGCCGACAGAGTCCAGCAGTAGCAAGAACGCCGGACTCTCGCACGGCGCCGCCGCCGGGGCGCAGCAAGCGGGGGCGGGGACGCAGGACCCCAAAGCTCGCAACTGGAAGAAGTACAAATTCATCGTGCTCAACCAGAGCGCCAGGGAGGACGAGGCCGGCTCGCGGAACCCGGGGCTGTGCTCGCCTCAGCGCGCGGGCCTGCAGCCGTACCTCCACCAAGCGGACGCCGACAACTTGGAGGCGCAAAGCACAAGGAAGAGCGTCGAGGATCATCCCATGCCGCAGAGCAGCCGACTCAACAACATCATCAGCAG TGCGCTGGACGGGTCTCTGAGGAGCGCAGAGGGCCAGCACCCAACGCGGTACCTGAATCGCCTCAACTGCTCGTCGTGCGGCGCCCAGTCCCCGCAGCACTCCGAGATCTGCCCCTCCCGGTTGCGGCTGGGCGACGACATGGCCGAAATGCACTCGGAGTACTCCGACTCCAGTTGTG AAAACGGCACCTTCTTCTGCAACGAGTGCGACTCCAAGTTTGCCGAGGAGGAAGCTCTGAAGCAGCACGCGCTCCAAGTCCACAGCGACAAGCCCTACAAGTGCGACCGATGCCAGGCCGCCTTCCGTTACAAGGGCAACCTCGCCAGCCACAAGACCGTCCATACGG GCGAGAAGCCGTATCGCTGCAACATCTGTGGTGCTCAGTTCAACCGACCAGCCAACCTCAAGACTCACACGCGCATCCACTCAGGAGAGAAGCCATACAAATGTGAGACGTGCGGCGCTCGCTTCGTACAG GTTGCCCACCTCCGAGCTCACGTGCTaatccacacgggagagaagccgTACCCCTGCGAGATCTGCGGGACGCGCTTCCGCCACCTGCAGACCCTTAAGAGCCACCTGCGCATACATACGGGCGAGAAGCCCTACCAC TGTGAGAAATGCAACTTGCACTTTCGCCACAAGAGTCAGTTGCGTCTTCACCTGCGGCAAAAGCACGGCGCCATCACCAACACCAAAATCCAGTACCGCATTTCCACCGACGGCATGCCCACAGACCTCACCAAGGCCTGTTGA
- the bcl6aa gene encoding BCL6A transcription repressor a isoform X4, whose translation MQEVSRKALPVGRMSCLADSCIQFTRHASDVLLNLNRLRSRDILTDVTILVSRQQFRAHKTVLMACSGLFYTIFTDSHKCNLNAISLDPKVDPEGFAILLEFMYTSRLALRESLIMAIMNTAVYLQMDHVVDTCHRFIKSSDPTGKLPRDEFLVSPLVLPQDVHAYRPHDVVDALHGRMAPFRDARPPYSSGMLNGVGAPGNYHLYGQFPMPGFPFPLCKLTDAKNAFGDLSRSGIHHKHPHDAAAAVGRVEYARAMGSSGVLHAANFAAREMGREDEVKKESHEGLGLPLGLGGRKRVYPVLTLDHHKDKEHAPPAEDDLIQHHYPLGISSAGRKSLMSSPQSPLKSDCQPNSPTESSSSKNAGLSHGAAAGAQQAGAGTQDPKARNWKKYKFIVLNQSAREDEAGSRNPGLCSPQRAGLQPYLHQADADNLEAQSTRKSVEDHPMPQSSRLNNIISSALDGSLRSAEGQHPTRYLNRLNCSSCGAQSPQHSEICPSRLRLGDDMAEMHSEYSDSSCENGTFFCNECDSKFAEEEALKQHALQVHSDKPYKCDRCQAAFRYKGNLASHKTVHTGEKPYRCNICGAQFNRPANLKTHTRIHSGEKPYKCETCGARFVQVAHLRAHVLIHTGEKPYPCEICGTRFRHLQTLKSHLRIHTGEKPYHCEKCNLHFRHKSQLRLHLRQKHGAITNTKIQYRISTDGMPTDLTKAC comes from the exons ATGCAAGAAGTTTCTAGGAAAGCGCTACCAG TCGGCAGGATGTCTTGCTTGGCCGACAGCTGCATCCAGTTCACGCGTCACGCCAGCGACGTCCTGCTCAACCTGAATCGCCTCCGCAGCCGGGACATCCTCACCGACGTGACCATCCTGGTCAGCAGGCAGCAGTTCCGGGCGCACAAGACCGTCCTCATGGCTTGCAG CGGGCTCTTCTACACCATCTTCACCGACTCGCACAAGTGCAACCTCAACGCCATCAGCCTGGACCCCAAAGTGGACCCGGAGGGCTTCGCCATCCTGCTGGAGTTCATGTACACCTCCAGGCTAGCGCTCAGGGAGAGTCTGATCATGGCCATCATGAACACCGCCGTCTACCTGCAGATGGATCATGTGGTGGACACCTGCCACCGCTTCATCAAGTCCAG TGATCCGACCGGTAAGCTTCCCAGAGATGAATTCCTGGTCAGCCCGCTGGTTCTGCCCCAGGATGTCCACGCGTACCGCCCCCACGACGTGGTGGACGCCCTGCACGGCCGCATGGCTCCCTTCAGGGACGCGCGGCCGCCCTACAGCTCAGGCATGCTCAACGGCGTGGGCGCGCCTGGCAACTACCATCTCTACGGGCAGTTCCCCATGCCGGGGTTCCCCTTCCCCCTCTGCAAGCTGACGGATGCGAAGAACGCATTCGGCGACCTGTCACGGAGCGGGATCCACCACAAGCACCCGCacgacgccgccgccgccgtcggcaGGGTCGAGTACGCCCGGGCGATGGGGTCCTCCGGCGTCCTGCACGCCGCAAACTTCGCCGCCAGGGAGATGGGGCGGGAGGATGAGGTGAAAAAGGAAAGCCACGAGGGACTCGGGCTGCCGCTGGGCCTGGGCGGGAGGAAGCGCGTCTACCCCGTGCTGACCTTGGATCACCACAAAGACAAAGAGCACGCCCCGCCGGCAGAGGACGACCTGATCCAACACCACTACCCGCTCGGGATCTCCTCGGCTGGGCGCAAGAGTCTCATGAGCAGCCCGCAGAGCCCCCTCAAGTCAGACTGCCAGCCCAACTCGCCGACAGAGTCCAGCAGTAGCAAGAACGCCGGACTCTCGCACGGCGCCGCCGCCGGGGCGCAGCAAGCGGGGGCGGGGACGCAGGACCCCAAAGCTCGCAACTGGAAGAAGTACAAATTCATCGTGCTCAACCAGAGCGCCAGGGAGGACGAGGCCGGCTCGCGGAACCCGGGGCTGTGCTCGCCTCAGCGCGCGGGCCTGCAGCCGTACCTCCACCAAGCGGACGCCGACAACTTGGAGGCGCAAAGCACAAGGAAGAGCGTCGAGGATCATCCCATGCCGCAGAGCAGCCGACTCAACAACATCATCAGCAG TGCGCTGGACGGGTCTCTGAGGAGCGCAGAGGGCCAGCACCCAACGCGGTACCTGAATCGCCTCAACTGCTCGTCGTGCGGCGCCCAGTCCCCGCAGCACTCCGAGATCTGCCCCTCCCGGTTGCGGCTGGGCGACGACATGGCCGAAATGCACTCGGAGTACTCCGACTCCAGTTGTG AAAACGGCACCTTCTTCTGCAACGAGTGCGACTCCAAGTTTGCCGAGGAGGAAGCTCTGAAGCAGCACGCGCTCCAAGTCCACAGCGACAAGCCCTACAAGTGCGACCGATGCCAGGCCGCCTTCCGTTACAAGGGCAACCTCGCCAGCCACAAGACCGTCCATACGG GCGAGAAGCCGTATCGCTGCAACATCTGTGGTGCTCAGTTCAACCGACCAGCCAACCTCAAGACTCACACGCGCATCCACTCAGGAGAGAAGCCATACAAATGTGAGACGTGCGGCGCTCGCTTCGTACAG GTTGCCCACCTCCGAGCTCACGTGCTaatccacacgggagagaagccgTACCCCTGCGAGATCTGCGGGACGCGCTTCCGCCACCTGCAGACCCTTAAGAGCCACCTGCGCATACATACGGGCGAGAAGCCCTACCAC TGTGAGAAATGCAACTTGCACTTTCGCCACAAGAGTCAGTTGCGTCTTCACCTGCGGCAAAAGCACGGCGCCATCACCAACACCAAAATCCAGTACCGCATTTCCACCGACGGCATGCCCACAGACCTCACCAAGGCCTGTTGA
- the bcl6aa gene encoding BCL6A transcription repressor a isoform X3 produces MQEVSRKALPEVGRMSCLADSCIQFTRHASDVLLNLNRLRSRDILTDVTILVSRQQFRAHKTVLMACSGLFYTIFTDSHKCNLNAISLDPKVDPEGFAILLEFMYTSRLALRESLIMAIMNTAVYLQMDHVVDTCHRFIKSSDPTGKLPRDEFLVSPLVLPQDVHAYRPHDVVDALHGRMAPFRDARPPYSSGMLNGVGAPGNYHLYGQFPMPGFPFPLCKLTDAKNAFGDLSRSGIHHKHPHDAAAAVGRVEYARAMGSSGVLHAANFAAREMGREDEVKKESHEGLGLPLGLGGRKRVYPVLTLDHHKDKEHAPPAEDDLIQHHYPLGISSAGRKSLMSSPQSPLKSDCQPNSPTESSSSKNAGLSHGAAAGAQQAGAGTQDPKARNWKKYKFIVLNQSAREDEAGSRNPGLCSPQRAGLQPYLHQADADNLEAQSTRKSVEDHPMPQSSRLNNIISSALDGSLRSAEGQHPTRYLNRLNCSSCGAQSPQHSEICPSRLRLGDDMAEMHSEYSDSSCENGTFFCNECDSKFAEEEALKQHALQVHSDKPYKCDRCQAAFRYKGNLASHKTVHTGEKPYRCNICGAQFNRPANLKTHTRIHSGEKPYKCETCGARFVQVAHLRAHVLIHTGEKPYPCEICGTRFRHLQTLKSHLRIHTGEKPYHCEKCNLHFRHKSQLRLHLRQKHGAITNTKIQYRISTDGMPTDLTKAC; encoded by the exons ATGCAAGAAGTTTCTAGGAAAGCGCTACCAG AAGTCGGCAGGATGTCTTGCTTGGCCGACAGCTGCATCCAGTTCACGCGTCACGCCAGCGACGTCCTGCTCAACCTGAATCGCCTCCGCAGCCGGGACATCCTCACCGACGTGACCATCCTGGTCAGCAGGCAGCAGTTCCGGGCGCACAAGACCGTCCTCATGGCTTGCAG CGGGCTCTTCTACACCATCTTCACCGACTCGCACAAGTGCAACCTCAACGCCATCAGCCTGGACCCCAAAGTGGACCCGGAGGGCTTCGCCATCCTGCTGGAGTTCATGTACACCTCCAGGCTAGCGCTCAGGGAGAGTCTGATCATGGCCATCATGAACACCGCCGTCTACCTGCAGATGGATCATGTGGTGGACACCTGCCACCGCTTCATCAAGTCCAG TGATCCGACCGGTAAGCTTCCCAGAGATGAATTCCTGGTCAGCCCGCTGGTTCTGCCCCAGGATGTCCACGCGTACCGCCCCCACGACGTGGTGGACGCCCTGCACGGCCGCATGGCTCCCTTCAGGGACGCGCGGCCGCCCTACAGCTCAGGCATGCTCAACGGCGTGGGCGCGCCTGGCAACTACCATCTCTACGGGCAGTTCCCCATGCCGGGGTTCCCCTTCCCCCTCTGCAAGCTGACGGATGCGAAGAACGCATTCGGCGACCTGTCACGGAGCGGGATCCACCACAAGCACCCGCacgacgccgccgccgccgtcggcaGGGTCGAGTACGCCCGGGCGATGGGGTCCTCCGGCGTCCTGCACGCCGCAAACTTCGCCGCCAGGGAGATGGGGCGGGAGGATGAGGTGAAAAAGGAAAGCCACGAGGGACTCGGGCTGCCGCTGGGCCTGGGCGGGAGGAAGCGCGTCTACCCCGTGCTGACCTTGGATCACCACAAAGACAAAGAGCACGCCCCGCCGGCAGAGGACGACCTGATCCAACACCACTACCCGCTCGGGATCTCCTCGGCTGGGCGCAAGAGTCTCATGAGCAGCCCGCAGAGCCCCCTCAAGTCAGACTGCCAGCCCAACTCGCCGACAGAGTCCAGCAGTAGCAAGAACGCCGGACTCTCGCACGGCGCCGCCGCCGGGGCGCAGCAAGCGGGGGCGGGGACGCAGGACCCCAAAGCTCGCAACTGGAAGAAGTACAAATTCATCGTGCTCAACCAGAGCGCCAGGGAGGACGAGGCCGGCTCGCGGAACCCGGGGCTGTGCTCGCCTCAGCGCGCGGGCCTGCAGCCGTACCTCCACCAAGCGGACGCCGACAACTTGGAGGCGCAAAGCACAAGGAAGAGCGTCGAGGATCATCCCATGCCGCAGAGCAGCCGACTCAACAACATCATCAGCAG TGCGCTGGACGGGTCTCTGAGGAGCGCAGAGGGCCAGCACCCAACGCGGTACCTGAATCGCCTCAACTGCTCGTCGTGCGGCGCCCAGTCCCCGCAGCACTCCGAGATCTGCCCCTCCCGGTTGCGGCTGGGCGACGACATGGCCGAAATGCACTCGGAGTACTCCGACTCCAGTTGTG AAAACGGCACCTTCTTCTGCAACGAGTGCGACTCCAAGTTTGCCGAGGAGGAAGCTCTGAAGCAGCACGCGCTCCAAGTCCACAGCGACAAGCCCTACAAGTGCGACCGATGCCAGGCCGCCTTCCGTTACAAGGGCAACCTCGCCAGCCACAAGACCGTCCATACGG GCGAGAAGCCGTATCGCTGCAACATCTGTGGTGCTCAGTTCAACCGACCAGCCAACCTCAAGACTCACACGCGCATCCACTCAGGAGAGAAGCCATACAAATGTGAGACGTGCGGCGCTCGCTTCGTACAG GTTGCCCACCTCCGAGCTCACGTGCTaatccacacgggagagaagccgTACCCCTGCGAGATCTGCGGGACGCGCTTCCGCCACCTGCAGACCCTTAAGAGCCACCTGCGCATACATACGGGCGAGAAGCCCTACCAC TGTGAGAAATGCAACTTGCACTTTCGCCACAAGAGTCAGTTGCGTCTTCACCTGCGGCAAAAGCACGGCGCCATCACCAACACCAAAATCCAGTACCGCATTTCCACCGACGGCATGCCCACAGACCTCACCAAGGCCTGTTGA
- the bcl6aa gene encoding BCL6A transcription repressor a isoform X1, translated as MPHSLQRKKVQKWSLLCQGADKDGESLLWNHHKQTFHEVGRMSCLADSCIQFTRHASDVLLNLNRLRSRDILTDVTILVSRQQFRAHKTVLMACSGLFYTIFTDSHKCNLNAISLDPKVDPEGFAILLEFMYTSRLALRESLIMAIMNTAVYLQMDHVVDTCHRFIKSSDPTGKLPRDEFLVSPLVLPQDVHAYRPHDVVDALHGRMAPFRDARPPYSSGMLNGVGAPGNYHLYGQFPMPGFPFPLCKLTDAKNAFGDLSRSGIHHKHPHDAAAAVGRVEYARAMGSSGVLHAANFAAREMGREDEVKKESHEGLGLPLGLGGRKRVYPVLTLDHHKDKEHAPPAEDDLIQHHYPLGISSAGRKSLMSSPQSPLKSDCQPNSPTESSSSKNAGLSHGAAAGAQQAGAGTQDPKARNWKKYKFIVLNQSAREDEAGSRNPGLCSPQRAGLQPYLHQADADNLEAQSTRKSVEDHPMPQSSRLNNIISSALDGSLRSAEGQHPTRYLNRLNCSSCGAQSPQHSEICPSRLRLGDDMAEMHSEYSDSSCENGTFFCNECDSKFAEEEALKQHALQVHSDKPYKCDRCQAAFRYKGNLASHKTVHTGEKPYRCNICGAQFNRPANLKTHTRIHSGEKPYKCETCGARFVQVAHLRAHVLIHTGEKPYPCEICGTRFRHLQTLKSHLRIHTGEKPYHCEKCNLHFRHKSQLRLHLRQKHGAITNTKIQYRISTDGMPTDLTKAC; from the exons AAGTCGGCAGGATGTCTTGCTTGGCCGACAGCTGCATCCAGTTCACGCGTCACGCCAGCGACGTCCTGCTCAACCTGAATCGCCTCCGCAGCCGGGACATCCTCACCGACGTGACCATCCTGGTCAGCAGGCAGCAGTTCCGGGCGCACAAGACCGTCCTCATGGCTTGCAG CGGGCTCTTCTACACCATCTTCACCGACTCGCACAAGTGCAACCTCAACGCCATCAGCCTGGACCCCAAAGTGGACCCGGAGGGCTTCGCCATCCTGCTGGAGTTCATGTACACCTCCAGGCTAGCGCTCAGGGAGAGTCTGATCATGGCCATCATGAACACCGCCGTCTACCTGCAGATGGATCATGTGGTGGACACCTGCCACCGCTTCATCAAGTCCAG TGATCCGACCGGTAAGCTTCCCAGAGATGAATTCCTGGTCAGCCCGCTGGTTCTGCCCCAGGATGTCCACGCGTACCGCCCCCACGACGTGGTGGACGCCCTGCACGGCCGCATGGCTCCCTTCAGGGACGCGCGGCCGCCCTACAGCTCAGGCATGCTCAACGGCGTGGGCGCGCCTGGCAACTACCATCTCTACGGGCAGTTCCCCATGCCGGGGTTCCCCTTCCCCCTCTGCAAGCTGACGGATGCGAAGAACGCATTCGGCGACCTGTCACGGAGCGGGATCCACCACAAGCACCCGCacgacgccgccgccgccgtcggcaGGGTCGAGTACGCCCGGGCGATGGGGTCCTCCGGCGTCCTGCACGCCGCAAACTTCGCCGCCAGGGAGATGGGGCGGGAGGATGAGGTGAAAAAGGAAAGCCACGAGGGACTCGGGCTGCCGCTGGGCCTGGGCGGGAGGAAGCGCGTCTACCCCGTGCTGACCTTGGATCACCACAAAGACAAAGAGCACGCCCCGCCGGCAGAGGACGACCTGATCCAACACCACTACCCGCTCGGGATCTCCTCGGCTGGGCGCAAGAGTCTCATGAGCAGCCCGCAGAGCCCCCTCAAGTCAGACTGCCAGCCCAACTCGCCGACAGAGTCCAGCAGTAGCAAGAACGCCGGACTCTCGCACGGCGCCGCCGCCGGGGCGCAGCAAGCGGGGGCGGGGACGCAGGACCCCAAAGCTCGCAACTGGAAGAAGTACAAATTCATCGTGCTCAACCAGAGCGCCAGGGAGGACGAGGCCGGCTCGCGGAACCCGGGGCTGTGCTCGCCTCAGCGCGCGGGCCTGCAGCCGTACCTCCACCAAGCGGACGCCGACAACTTGGAGGCGCAAAGCACAAGGAAGAGCGTCGAGGATCATCCCATGCCGCAGAGCAGCCGACTCAACAACATCATCAGCAG TGCGCTGGACGGGTCTCTGAGGAGCGCAGAGGGCCAGCACCCAACGCGGTACCTGAATCGCCTCAACTGCTCGTCGTGCGGCGCCCAGTCCCCGCAGCACTCCGAGATCTGCCCCTCCCGGTTGCGGCTGGGCGACGACATGGCCGAAATGCACTCGGAGTACTCCGACTCCAGTTGTG AAAACGGCACCTTCTTCTGCAACGAGTGCGACTCCAAGTTTGCCGAGGAGGAAGCTCTGAAGCAGCACGCGCTCCAAGTCCACAGCGACAAGCCCTACAAGTGCGACCGATGCCAGGCCGCCTTCCGTTACAAGGGCAACCTCGCCAGCCACAAGACCGTCCATACGG GCGAGAAGCCGTATCGCTGCAACATCTGTGGTGCTCAGTTCAACCGACCAGCCAACCTCAAGACTCACACGCGCATCCACTCAGGAGAGAAGCCATACAAATGTGAGACGTGCGGCGCTCGCTTCGTACAG GTTGCCCACCTCCGAGCTCACGTGCTaatccacacgggagagaagccgTACCCCTGCGAGATCTGCGGGACGCGCTTCCGCCACCTGCAGACCCTTAAGAGCCACCTGCGCATACATACGGGCGAGAAGCCCTACCAC TGTGAGAAATGCAACTTGCACTTTCGCCACAAGAGTCAGTTGCGTCTTCACCTGCGGCAAAAGCACGGCGCCATCACCAACACCAAAATCCAGTACCGCATTTCCACCGACGGCATGCCCACAGACCTCACCAAGGCCTGTTGA
- the bcl6aa gene encoding BCL6A transcription repressor a isoform X5 has product MPHSLQRKKEVGRMSCLADSCIQFTRHASDVLLNLNRLRSRDILTDVTILVSRQQFRAHKTVLMACSGLFYTIFTDSHKCNLNAISLDPKVDPEGFAILLEFMYTSRLALRESLIMAIMNTAVYLQMDHVVDTCHRFIKSSDPTGKLPRDEFLVSPLVLPQDVHAYRPHDVVDALHGRMAPFRDARPPYSSGMLNGVGAPGNYHLYGQFPMPGFPFPLCKLTDAKNAFGDLSRSGIHHKHPHDAAAAVGRVEYARAMGSSGVLHAANFAAREMGREDEVKKESHEGLGLPLGLGGRKRVYPVLTLDHHKDKEHAPPAEDDLIQHHYPLGISSAGRKSLMSSPQSPLKSDCQPNSPTESSSSKNAGLSHGAAAGAQQAGAGTQDPKARNWKKYKFIVLNQSAREDEAGSRNPGLCSPQRAGLQPYLHQADADNLEAQSTRKSVEDHPMPQSSRLNNIISSALDGSLRSAEGQHPTRYLNRLNCSSCGAQSPQHSEICPSRLRLGDDMAEMHSEYSDSSCENGTFFCNECDSKFAEEEALKQHALQVHSDKPYKCDRCQAAFRYKGNLASHKTVHTGEKPYRCNICGAQFNRPANLKTHTRIHSGEKPYKCETCGARFVQVAHLRAHVLIHTGEKPYPCEICGTRFRHLQTLKSHLRIHTGEKPYHCEKCNLHFRHKSQLRLHLRQKHGAITNTKIQYRISTDGMPTDLTKAC; this is encoded by the exons AAGTCGGCAGGATGTCTTGCTTGGCCGACAGCTGCATCCAGTTCACGCGTCACGCCAGCGACGTCCTGCTCAACCTGAATCGCCTCCGCAGCCGGGACATCCTCACCGACGTGACCATCCTGGTCAGCAGGCAGCAGTTCCGGGCGCACAAGACCGTCCTCATGGCTTGCAG CGGGCTCTTCTACACCATCTTCACCGACTCGCACAAGTGCAACCTCAACGCCATCAGCCTGGACCCCAAAGTGGACCCGGAGGGCTTCGCCATCCTGCTGGAGTTCATGTACACCTCCAGGCTAGCGCTCAGGGAGAGTCTGATCATGGCCATCATGAACACCGCCGTCTACCTGCAGATGGATCATGTGGTGGACACCTGCCACCGCTTCATCAAGTCCAG TGATCCGACCGGTAAGCTTCCCAGAGATGAATTCCTGGTCAGCCCGCTGGTTCTGCCCCAGGATGTCCACGCGTACCGCCCCCACGACGTGGTGGACGCCCTGCACGGCCGCATGGCTCCCTTCAGGGACGCGCGGCCGCCCTACAGCTCAGGCATGCTCAACGGCGTGGGCGCGCCTGGCAACTACCATCTCTACGGGCAGTTCCCCATGCCGGGGTTCCCCTTCCCCCTCTGCAAGCTGACGGATGCGAAGAACGCATTCGGCGACCTGTCACGGAGCGGGATCCACCACAAGCACCCGCacgacgccgccgccgccgtcggcaGGGTCGAGTACGCCCGGGCGATGGGGTCCTCCGGCGTCCTGCACGCCGCAAACTTCGCCGCCAGGGAGATGGGGCGGGAGGATGAGGTGAAAAAGGAAAGCCACGAGGGACTCGGGCTGCCGCTGGGCCTGGGCGGGAGGAAGCGCGTCTACCCCGTGCTGACCTTGGATCACCACAAAGACAAAGAGCACGCCCCGCCGGCAGAGGACGACCTGATCCAACACCACTACCCGCTCGGGATCTCCTCGGCTGGGCGCAAGAGTCTCATGAGCAGCCCGCAGAGCCCCCTCAAGTCAGACTGCCAGCCCAACTCGCCGACAGAGTCCAGCAGTAGCAAGAACGCCGGACTCTCGCACGGCGCCGCCGCCGGGGCGCAGCAAGCGGGGGCGGGGACGCAGGACCCCAAAGCTCGCAACTGGAAGAAGTACAAATTCATCGTGCTCAACCAGAGCGCCAGGGAGGACGAGGCCGGCTCGCGGAACCCGGGGCTGTGCTCGCCTCAGCGCGCGGGCCTGCAGCCGTACCTCCACCAAGCGGACGCCGACAACTTGGAGGCGCAAAGCACAAGGAAGAGCGTCGAGGATCATCCCATGCCGCAGAGCAGCCGACTCAACAACATCATCAGCAG TGCGCTGGACGGGTCTCTGAGGAGCGCAGAGGGCCAGCACCCAACGCGGTACCTGAATCGCCTCAACTGCTCGTCGTGCGGCGCCCAGTCCCCGCAGCACTCCGAGATCTGCCCCTCCCGGTTGCGGCTGGGCGACGACATGGCCGAAATGCACTCGGAGTACTCCGACTCCAGTTGTG AAAACGGCACCTTCTTCTGCAACGAGTGCGACTCCAAGTTTGCCGAGGAGGAAGCTCTGAAGCAGCACGCGCTCCAAGTCCACAGCGACAAGCCCTACAAGTGCGACCGATGCCAGGCCGCCTTCCGTTACAAGGGCAACCTCGCCAGCCACAAGACCGTCCATACGG GCGAGAAGCCGTATCGCTGCAACATCTGTGGTGCTCAGTTCAACCGACCAGCCAACCTCAAGACTCACACGCGCATCCACTCAGGAGAGAAGCCATACAAATGTGAGACGTGCGGCGCTCGCTTCGTACAG GTTGCCCACCTCCGAGCTCACGTGCTaatccacacgggagagaagccgTACCCCTGCGAGATCTGCGGGACGCGCTTCCGCCACCTGCAGACCCTTAAGAGCCACCTGCGCATACATACGGGCGAGAAGCCCTACCAC TGTGAGAAATGCAACTTGCACTTTCGCCACAAGAGTCAGTTGCGTCTTCACCTGCGGCAAAAGCACGGCGCCATCACCAACACCAAAATCCAGTACCGCATTTCCACCGACGGCATGCCCACAGACCTCACCAAGGCCTGTTGA